The segment GTTGACGATAATCGCACTGCAGAAACAGGATAGATTGGGGAACATTCAGAGGAAGAGGCTCAGATGCTTCGCTATCGCTCCGCCTCGGTGTATGTCACTAAATTTGGCCGTGAGATACGCCGATGTGATCAACTCTGTAGTACTCCAGGTAGAGTCATCAAATATGGCCTGCAAACAAACTTGTTTTCTCTGAATGTTTATACTTCATAGGTTTAAGTTATTTGAGGCTTTATATTAAGCACAATTCGGTTTGGTTTGCGAGCTACATGTTGAATTCATGCGTTATGTGGTTAAGTTCGGTCAAGTTCGGTCAAGACTATCTTTGATACCTTGTACTTAAGGGATTGTATCTATGAACTCTGTACTCCGTAACATATCATATTCGAAGctttttgtaacagcccaagcccactgttagcagatattgtcattttcgggctttccctttcgggcttcccctcaaggtttttaaaacgtgtctactagggagaggtttctacactcttataaataatgtttcgttctcctccccaaccgttgtgggatctcacaatccaccccccttcggggcccagcgtgcttgctggcacaccacctcgtgtccaccccccctGGAGGCTCAGCTTCCTCGTTGgtacatcgctcggtgtctggctctgatatcatttgtaacggcccaagtccactgttagcagatattgtcctctttaggctttccttttcgggcttcccctcaaggtttctaaaacgtgtctgctagggagaggtttccacactgttataaagaatgtttcgttctcctccccaaccgatgtgggatctcatactTTTCATCAAGAAAGGAAACACACATCGATGTTGGAAATGCTTTCTGAAACTAACCAACATagcttttctgtttttttacGAGAAACAATTTTATCGATCGGGCATGAAGCAACAGAATAATACTGATCATGTTCTTACTACTAAAATCAACAAATGGGAGAGTATAGCTACTTTCTATAAAGCTTTCAGAGAAGCAAAGCTCAGTGTTGAAATTTCAGGACTATGGGCTGAAGATGCGTGAAATCCCACAACAGGCAGCACATTTCATATGCTTGATGATTAAGTTTGCATAATGCGTATTACTTCTGCACTATGCAGATGTAAGCTGATCATATAGTTTTGTTGACTGTTCATTCTTTTGAAAGCAATGAATCTTCATTTGTTCTTTCCTCTTGGCATTAAGTAATTATACTAAATGTGCATTATTTTGATGTACCAGGACGATTTCTTACCTCGGACTACTACCGCTTTGGAAGACGTATTCAAGTCACTTGTCTGGTAAACATACAATCTAGCTACCATCTCGAAGTTATGGACATATCTTTCATCTATGTTTCAACAAGCATGAACCGAACTAACTAtcaaaaataactttaattgTCCAATATGTGAGaatccacattggttggggaggagaacgaaacaccctttataagcgtgtggaaacctttctctagcagaAGCgtaagcctgaaagggaaagtccaaagaggacaatatctgctagcgatggacttggaTCGTTACAATATTAGGCTTTCTGACTAGGCATTTATCAAAGACTTCTTTCTTGCAAGTGAACGGAACACTTTTTTACTTGTTATGTGCTAGATATTATGCATCATACTGATTGAGTATCCATATTTGAACAGCCTACCATGTTTATTATGCGTGATGTGCTTGAAGGATACCTGCACAATGGAGGAGAAGATGCTTAAGGATCCACGACGTCTTTATGCTCCCGGGCGTCTGTATCACATTGTTGAGCGAAAACCGTTTAGGTATGAAAGGCTTTATTCAATCAATCCAAGCAGTTTATAGTTAACTAGTTAGGGAACTCTTAAGCTTGTTCGGTATGCAATTTGGATTCTCTTTTATGTTTCGAATTGGCAAATATTtggtaattttgttttgaaaaatgtttttttggACTCTATAATCCCAATAGTAGAAATTTTCAAACCAAgatcaaaagtttaaagacttattagacacaaaatcaaaagtttaAGCACTCGTTAGACATTTTTAGAATCTAAAGATTTGTTATTCACAAAATTGAAGGTTAATAGTCTTGTTAGACACTTTTTAACGTTCAAAAGACTTATTGATACAAATTGGTAAACGTTCAAATAAACCTAATTGGTACAtgtttgtgagatccacatcggttggagaggggaacgaaacattccttataagggtgtggaaacctctccctagtagacatgatttaaaaccgtgaggctgatggagATACTtaatgggtcaaagcagacGATATCTGTTACAATGTTTGACAACGGATGCTTGACATACTTTTTGGTAGATTCCATTATGCTTACTGTCTAAGATCTAGTCGAAAATTAGCTTAGAgtgcttgaactgttacagtGAAGTACACCTTTCGTATTCTTGTTATGGTTGTGATCTCATTAGATCTCTTGCTTCCATGATCGTGGTTGAGTTTTGTGATTATTGTCCTGTTTAAGATGTTCGTCAACCGGAGCACCGTTTTTTTGTGTAATCTCTAGTGGCGTATTGGGAGATCGCTCATCTTTCTCCGAGCTTTTGTCAATGGATTAGTATCATTTTTACATAAAGGGATGTTATGAATTTGCAGGATAGGAAGATTTCCTCCAGAAGTAAAGACAGCAGTGCCTGTAGATAAGAGGTTTGAGCATTTAGTCCTTTCTTGCAACGCTACTTCAGACCATGCTATCATCTGGATAGAAAGAGAGTCTCAGAAGGCTCTTGATGTAAGTCACCCAATTATTTGTGATGATTCATTCAAGTTAATGGGTTGTAAAAAGGTTATGTTTCTTCCTCTCCCTAGATCATGATGGAGAATGATAAAGCCTTAGAAATCCCAGTGCAGCAGAGGATGCAACGGCAGGCTTCGGTAGAACGAGGACACGGCGAAGAGTACAAGGCAGCTCTCGAGCGAGCTGCTGCGTTGGAAATCCCTGATGAAAACATACCAATCTCCTATGGAACATTCACTGAATTGGAAGAAGGTGAGAATTCTAGGCAATCAATCGAAGACGCGTCGGTTGCCTCATCGACAAAACGAAGGGATCGTTGGGATAAGTTCATAAAACGGTTTTTCGATGAGGATCAGTCGGGTCGAATGGTGTTCAAAAAATTATGAGGGTTACTGAATGCTCATGGGGAAGTAGGAATTGGAAGTACCATTCTTTTGAGTGTAAAAAGAGTAGAGATTTAGTAGATAGCTCATTTGTTTCAAGAATAGCTCAGCTCAGATAGAGTATCCCTTTTTGGTTTGCTTCATTTAAGCAAAAGCCATATAGTCTAGAAATGACGTTGTGGTAAACtgggattttattttattattttatattaggGAATAGGATttcatattcttaaatataaaCGTTATACTCTCTCAATATGCCGCCTTTTCTGTTGcctattaaaatattttcgtttgctatgtcattttctttcgATTTTCAATTCCTCGCTGGTTGTATCATCGtgagtctcacgattttattttaaaacgcgtatgttagagaggttttcatattctcataagaaatgtttcgttcctctctccaatcgacgtgggatctcacaatccactccctcaaggactcgctggcacaccactcgatAACTTAAGTCGAAACTGATTCAGAAGAAAATCTGAAAACCCTGGCAAGAATCTACAAgcaactcaagtccactgctatgtattgtcctctttcaaGTTTCacttttggactttctctcaaggttttaaaacgcgtcttttgggctttctctcaagattttaaaacgcgtcttttggactttctctcaaggttttaaaacgcgtcttttgggctttccctcaaggttttaaaacgcgtttgctagagagaggtttccacacctttataagaattGCTTCGTCCCTCTCTCAGgaggccagcatcctcgctggcacaccgttcggtgcctgactctgataccatttgtaaccgccaaagcccaccgttagtagatattgtcttctttgggcttaccttttcgagcttcccctcaaggttttaaaacgtgtcttctagggaaaggtttccacatccttataagggatgCTTCGTTCGCcactccaaccaacgtgggatctcacatccaACCTACCCTTAAAAAGACAATGATTTGGTTGGTGTTTGTGCCAAATAAAATGGCCTCTGGAATCCATTGTAAAATGGTGATTTCAATATTGATGCATAAAATACCTTTTACAAGTTCTGTTGAATCACATCATTGCAACAGCTACATCTACTTGACGATAAATATGGACTCAATATCTAGAAGTTTTAATTGGAAactaataataacaattacCCTGATCTGCAATATATTGACAACTCCCAATACTTCTGGAGAGATGAATTATACATGTTCTTGCTGGCTATACCTGGAGATCATGAACAGCTTCTCCTGCATTTGACGACATATTTGTCAATGGCAGAACAGCAATTGCAATGTTCcgaatttttcatattaagaaACTAATGATTCCGACTTATGGATATGATTTCGGGAAGAGAAGTAGAAACCGAGGGCTTTACCGTGCATTCTCTTCACAAATCGTTCGAACTCCATGAAGTTTAGTCTTTCTAAGAGAAGTGGACTGAGCCTGTGAAAGATAAACGATGACAAATATCTCCCATCCGGGTCGGCTAGGGGCTTGGCGCTATCCAATATCTTGTTATAACCTACTCTGTCGAGGAAAGGATGAGCGTTCTCGCTTACAACTTCGACACTGTTGTCCCGTGCAGCATTTGTCACCTGGATTGTTCACGAGGAAGTGTCAAAGAGGGCATAGTAATCCAGTAATGGGTATAATACTACAGaatctaaacaaaatttgaagtctAATATTATGTTCTTACTTGCCAGACTACTGCCTCTGGATCAGACAGCGAATTTGCAAAGTCTTCTCGCTGGTCTAACATGTGAAATCCAGCAGAAGTGAAGTTCAAAGAAGCAGAATGCTTTTTCAGCATTGCCATAATTGCAGCGTAACCATCACGATTGCAAGGGTTATAGTACCCAGCAGTCAATTCAGCTGCATGACTTGCTGTCTTGTACCACCAGTGAATACCTGAGAGCTGCTCAGAATTTAACATATAGCAGGTGGAGTGAATAATCAAGCAATGCTagttattaatcaaataatttttcagcTTAAGTTAATTTTGCTACTAGATATACAATACATGTTTCAAACTAGAGTACTGGCAGTTTACAAGGCTCGCTTACCTTCGCAACAATGCGGGTTCCCTCGAAAGCCAACTTTGCCAGATAAAGTACCCTATCTCCATGATCGACTAAAACTTGGGAGTACCAATTAAGGAAGAACCTACCATAGTAGCCATCATAATCACCTCCATCACAAAAGAAACCTGTTTCATGTGGCCTAGAGCTGTAGGAACCTACATTATCTGGTCCTCTCGCCCAGAAGGAGTGTCCCCTTGCTTCTGCTGCTTTCCTCAAATTTTTCAACAAGTACTGATCATAACACTGAAATGAAGAAACTGTTAGGATCAAAATAATACACGAACGATTTCGGAAGCAGATGGGATattattagaaacaaaatgTAGATAAAGTTAGGAGGGAATCTAAAATGATCAGGGGGATCATGCTCATAACACTGAAATGAAGAAACTGTTAGGATCAAAATAATACACGAACGATTTCGGAAGCAGATGGGATattattagaaacaaaatgTAGATAAAGTTAGGAGGGAATCTAAAATGATCAGGGGGATCATGCTCATAACACTGAAATGAAGAAACTGTTAGGATCAAAATAATACACGAACGATTTCGGAAGCAGATGGGATattattagaaacaaaatgTAGATAAAGTTAGGAGGGAATCTAAAATGATCAGGGGGATCATGCTCAATTCCCAGAGTTTAATTGGAATAGGTGCTGTCAACAGACATAAATCTTTCCAAACAATAGTTTTAGCGCCCTGAGCTTTGCTTCgctttatatttattgaagAGAGAGACTATTGTCTTGAGAGTGAAAAACAAGCGATAGAAAGTTTCATCCCTCACGCGTTCGCGCGAATGATTATCAAATGGTGATCTCATTAGATCATTAGTGAAAGAAGGACCAACGACGATCCTATCCTAAAGGAGGAGTAGGAGAAGTCATTCTTCTTTGAAGATCGAGTAAGAAATTGGACTTAAGAtttaagaaagaataaaaatccATGAAATTGcaaatttatgatataattGCGAGAAAAATTCATGATGTTACATAGTGCAACATAGTACCTGGAATTCACCAATGCCAGGATATCTCCAACCATGCTTAACAGGACATGAAGGAAATCTAAGCTCCCCACATGGTCCCAAACCAACTTCAATTGTTGTGATGACTCCATCTTCGAAGAAATCATTAAATTCAACACGAAAGCTTCTCATGTAGTCAAAATAAACCtacatgaaagaaaataaacattatgaaattttttgcaGATCTATGTAACGAGGGAAATTCCTAGCTAGTCTAACATTTGGCAATAAAGGCCTTTTGTTTCAGAAGAAGACGAAACCGAGACTTATAACACAGGATCAACAGATGcccaaagaaaatataaacgaTAAAACGCGCATGCTAGGACATACTCCCAAAGTGAAAAGTGTTTCCAAAATATGCCTCCACTTTATTATGGTAATGAATCCAGCAGAGCTTGAGCATCCCAGAAAGcatacttaattttttaatttcaagaaGCTCAATTCATATCTTTACAATTAAATATGATCTCATGGTAATCTTTAATTAATGTTACCTCAAGACCTGTCCGGCCTCTTAACACTCGCTCCTTATCAACTCCCCATGAGAGACATTCAGGATTGCGTCTTCCCTCTCTATCAGTAAAGAATATGTCAGGATTACTCCGACCAATTTCAGCAACCCAATGAGGTAGTGGAATACAAACATCATCACCAACGTTGCCTCCACATTCATGAAATGACAGCACAACCTGGATTGTATAAACCGGACAACAAATTTCGATTAACAAAAgctttaacaataaaattctAAGAACTACATCAAACTAAAAAGTAGGGGGAACCAACAGCAACCACTAAATTTACTTTAATTCATTGCATTGTTAAGTAATGCATGCATTtcaagattaaattttattgctTTAATAAGTTAGTAGCTCTCcatttgaatgaaaaagagatgCATGTCTAATAATACATGTAGATTTCAAGTCTTAGATGACAACAAAGCAGGAATTCTCATAAAAATTCAGAAGAATTTTTAATCAGCCTCCAATAGATTGGCTGAAACAGATATTCACCATATCCAAATAAGGTTTACGACGCAGCATAGATGTCTTCAAATTGAAGTATGTAGATCCAAGTAGATATCAATACATTCCTTGGATGTTGAGCAACGCCAAGGAATTTATTATTCCCTTGTGGGAGACTAAATTGCTCAAGAAACCTATACAAGGGGAACATAAACATGAGAAAGTTTGTAAAACTTTCCAGCGTTGTGgtttatgtatatttatatgaAGCAGATGACCTAAAAAATCCAGCTAAGAAACATTCCCAGTGAAACACCCCATAGCAGAGAGCAATCTTCTACTGTAAACAATGTCAGCCTCACAAGAATAAGTTAAGCTATGTAAGTTGAAACTGTCCACTTCCTTCCAATTCATAAGCGCACGTGCGAAGAAACTTTACCGATAACTTAGCTAATTCCTCTTTTGTGAGTGAATAGCTATCATGAAGATTTTCAATGTTTTCCAATACCATAGTCCAATTTAACAAagccattaaaaaaatgatgagttCTATTACCAATTGTCAATGGCCTAAACCACATGCTAAGTATTATGCAAgccaaaaatataaactttctGGTGTAAGTTTATATGTCTAAAGGCATATAGCTCCAACAAAgttattaaatcataaattgaaatgtaagtta is part of the Cucurbita pepo subsp. pepo cultivar mu-cu-16 chromosome LG12, ASM280686v2, whole genome shotgun sequence genome and harbors:
- the LOC111806887 gene encoding beta-amylase 7-like; this encodes MATDMQKLIGTSEEDDDEDVEMDVKEEDDEEDDGEKRIRSSLMVGDDGGMVSSGSNNNRFEQHQVQEQVGTPGGGRRCRPVEEKERTKLRERHRRAITARILAGLRRHGNYNLRVRADINDVIAALATEAGWVVLPDGTTFPSRSQGIKAAGGGSTAITSSSSHMASQQTPSTFIRGVSCGLRSLPEYNACRMKGVFLPNSPTYDASPNARCQSSSLIGDAVEQSAGHPLISSSVDAVDGMQIVDVTPKIPERDFAGSTYIPVYVMLPLGVINMKCELVDPDGLLKQLRLLKSVNVDGVMVDCWWGIVEAHSPQEYNWNGYRGLFQMVHELKLKLQVVLSFHECGGNVGDDVCIPLPHWVAEIGRSNPDIFFTDREGRRNPECLSWGVDKERVLRGRTGLEVYFDYMRSFRVEFNDFFEDGVITTIEVGLGPCGELRFPSCPVKHGWRYPGIGEFQCYDQYLLKNLRKAAEARGHSFWARGPDNVGSYSSRPHETGFFCDGGDYDGYYGRFFLNWYSQVLVDHGDRVLYLAKLAFEGTRIVAKLSGIHWWYKTASHAAELTAGYYNPCNRDGYAAIMAMLKKHSASLNFTSAGFHMLDQREDFANSLSDPEAVVWQVTNAARDNSVEVVSENAHPFLDRVGYNKILDSAKPLADPDGRYLSSFIFHRLSPLLLERLNFMEFERFVKRMHGEAVHDLQV
- the LOC111806940 gene encoding uncharacterized protein LOC111806940, whose protein sequence is MSLACCIPVAEGVYCIACARWLWLKFLYNAGHESENWSLATTEEFEPIPRYCRLILSVYEDDLRNPLWAPPGGYGINPDWVLLRKDYEETLGRVSPYMIYLDHDHGDVVLGVRGLNLAKESDYAVLLDNKLGQTKFCGGYVHNGLLKAAIWIFESECEVLRELVEKNPGYTLTFVGHSLGAGVVALLTIIALQKQDRLGNIQRKRLRCFAIAPPRCMSLNLAVRYADVINSVVLQDDFLPRTTTALEDVFKSLVCLPCLLCVMCLKDTCTMEEKMLKDPRRLYAPGRLYHIVERKPFRIGRFPPEVKTAVPVDKRFEHLVLSCNATSDHAIIWIERESQKALDIMMENDKALEIPVQQRMQRQASVERGHGEEYKAALERAAALEIPDENIPISYGTFTELEEGENSRQSIEDASVASSTKRRDRWDKFIKRFFDEDQSGRMVFKKL